CTTCATAAACCAGATCTTCTCTCGGTCCAAGAAATGGAAACTGTCCTTTTGCTCTTCCATAACTGTCTCGTAGTTCCTGGTGGCAAGAGTGGCCACTCCGAAGGTTTCCGTTTCCTGGGCCAAACGATCCAGATCGTCAGAAAGCACGAATGGTCGAGCGGCATCATGAACCAATACTATATCTTGATTTGCTACCTGTAAGCAGGAAAGACCAGCTAACGTGGAAGCATGTCTTGTCTCTCCACCTTCTACAATTCTATCCCAGTCTCTAAGATACGGAGAACATATCTTTTCGGTTTCTTCTATATAATCCCTGTGAGAGACTAAAATGATGCTCTTGGTCTTTCCCCATTCGAGTAGGGATTCGAGACTATAAAGAAGAATCGGTTTTCCTTGCAATTCCAAGAGCTGCTTAGGCACGGATCTTCCCATTCGGGAGCCTGTTCCTCCCGAGAGAAGAAGTACATGCACATTACCCGAGGGCAACCAGGACTTCATTTTGTAGGATCTGTTCCAAGTTTTGTTTTTGTCGGATCAACTTCACACTTCCATCGCTATCGATCAGAACTTCAGGAGTTTCTGGGTAAGAGTTATAGTTCTTCGTGGACATAGAAGAACAATAGGCTCCCGTTCCCTCCATCACTACCAAGTCACCTATCTCTGGAGTATGAGTAGTTCTGAGTTGAGGTCCGCCGCCTTCTTCTTGAGTGATGAGATCTCCACTCTCACAGCAATGCCCCACATATACAAAGTCTCCCGTACCAATCTTTGCTCCTTCTTTTTGAGGAACAACGACGAGAGGATGCTTTGCCGCATACAATGCTGGACGAGTATTCACATCCATTCCCATATCTAGTTTTACGAATGTGAATCCATCCTTGCCTGTGGTTACAATATCATCTACTTGAGTCAGGATCGCTCCGTTATTCACCATTAAATAAGAACCAGGCTCGATCTCCATCTTAAGCTGGACGCCTTTGTCCTTCGCATAATTTTCGAACAGTTCTTTGACCGGTTTTCCGATCACTTGAGGATCTGTGGTCTTCTCGCCCTGCATCCTTCCCACCTTGAAGCCTCCGCCCAGATTCACAGTCCTGCAATCCGGGAACTGAGATGCGATCTCCAAAGTATAGTGAGCCACTGCCTTCCAAACTTCCGGATCAGAACCGGAACCGATATGAGTGTGAACTCGGACCAATTTCAATTTGTACTGAGAGAGTATTTCTTTTACTTTTCCGATCTCTTCATGCCAGATCCCGAAAGAGGAAGTATTTCCTCCCACATCCGTCTTCTTAGTAGCGCCGGAACCCAAACCAGGATTGAAGCGAACACTTACTTCTCCGCCGGGGAATGCCTTGCCGTATTCTTCCAATTGTCTGAGAGAACATGCGTTGAATTGCACACCTTGAGAAACCAATTCCTTTAGGGATTTTGCAAGTTGCTGGGAAGTGAGAAGAATATCCGAAGGCTTGAATCCTGCAAGAAGAGCCCTCTTCACTTCATGTTCAGAAGAAGCGTCTATATGAATTCCTTTCTTTCTTAGGATTTCTAGGATCGTACGACCTGGATTTGCCTTCATCGCAAATCGAACGGTAATGCCAAAAGCATTCGGAAAGGAAAGCACCGAATCGCAGCTGCTTTCGATCCCTTTTCGGTTATAAATAAAAATCGGAGTTCCGTATGTTGCGGCGATTTTTCTTGCTTCTTCCGGAGTCAAAAATTTAAGATTTTCTATTGATTGCATAGGGTTAGAGGGTTTTCTAGATAGTTCTAGGCCATCTTTCTGATCGGTCCGGGTTTTTTCAAAGGCAAAATTCCAATATGGCAGGCAAAATCACTCACCTCGAAGCTCTCTCTCAGGTCTGCAAGCATTTGGACCACGGCACTCCTGAACAAAGAAAGATCGCCAAGCTGTTAAGAGAAGAAAGCACCCGCAAGTTCGCAAACATAGGCGCAATCGCTCCCGATATTTTTTATTTTTATCACGTTCTTTCTCCCGTTCGCACCAAGAAGGCCCTGCCTTGGGGAGATCTAAGCCATCACGAGAATGTTTTGGAATTAATTTTGAACTTCCTGGACCGAGTACTTACTGTCGAAGAAGGAATTTATAGAGATAGATTTCTCGCATTCACGTTAGGATACATTATCCATTGCGCAGTGGACATTGTGACCCATCCTTATATCTTCTTTATTTCCGGAGATTATTATAGCGCGGATAAGGAAATCAGTTCCAAGGCACAGTACAATCACATGAGAGTCGAGTTCGCTCTGGATTCCTGGCTCTTGGATTTCCGTTGGGGAATGACTCCAAAGGCCTATGATTTCGTACAACATGTGGACGTGATCTTCAAGGGCAAGGACGGAAAGCAAAAGATGGATCCTATGCTCTGGGATTTCTGGCTGAGAGGATTGAAAGAAACATTTCCGAATGAGTTCAAGGAAAAGTATATAGGCTCCGAAGAGAAGATCATTCCGGGAGATATATTAAACGAATCTTTTTTAGGTTATCTCTATTTTCATAGATATCTTGATTCTCGTAGCAAGTTCATTCGCGCGGCACTCAGCCTTATAGATAGGATTACATTTCATAGAGTTAAGTCTTCCGTTCTAATGCTTCCTCTCAAAGAGCATATAGACAAGAGGATCATGAACGAAGAAAAAAGAGAATGGTCTTATCCTGCGGACCCAAGCATAATTCGTAATGATTCTTTCGTAGAATTGATCAATCGCTCCTGCGATGCCGCTAAAGAAGCAGTTACAATGGCCTGGAACTATGCGCACGACAAGGCTTCCCGCTCGAATATGATCAAAGAATACCAAGGATATAATCTGGACACCGGCCTGAGATTCCATGGTATAGATAAAATGCGTCAGTTTTCGCCTTTATAATTTGAAATACAAACCAGCCAGATGAAACACGAACCGGTCGATTTTTTTACCAGATACTTTGTAGTTTTATTTAGAGAAAGGATCCAGAGTCGTTTGCATTCTTCGGATCCAATCCGAAAACTTTTCTATCTAGTCCTTCTTCTTCTATTCTTGAACGGATTCCTATTCGTGTTTTCTATAAAAGACATTTGGAATGTTCCGAAGGCAGATCAGTACGAAAAACCTTCTCTTCTATTCGGGATCAATGCCGAAGGAAATTATGAACCAATCGCCGAGTTCTATCGTTTTTCTAGGATCGTATTAACCGAAGAAGATCTTCCTGGAGGTTGGGACAATAAGGTCATTCGCTGTTTCGAATCCACTGAGGACAATAATTTCAGATCTCATAAGGGCTTGGACCTGAGAGGAATTTTTAGAGCTGCCATGGTCAATCTTCTTGCAGGAAGAGTGAAAGAAGGTGCTTCCACGATCACTCAGCAGGTAGCTCGACTTAAATTCCTAAACACAGAAAGATCCTTTGGACGAAAGGCAAGAGAGGCTTGGCTCGCACTTCTTCTAGAAGCAGTCTTCGATAAAAAGACTTTGATGAATATTTATCTGAACGAGATCCCTCTCGGTCATGGAACAATCGGAGCCGGCGCTGCAGCCAGATTCTATTTTAGAAAAGATCTGAAGGATCTAAGCTGGGGAGAAGCGGCACTTCTCGCGAGTTTGACCACAAGACCTAAGGAATTTTCTCCTTTGGTAAATCCGAATACTTCCGCAAGTAAGGTGAGGGTAGTATTCAAGAAATTGGTGGAGAATGGGATCCTGGATGTGGATACCGCAGAGAAAGAGTTCTCAGCATTCTCTGAATATTATATAACTCTAAACCGTTCTCCGAATGATTCCGCATTTTCGGATCGATTGAATCGTTTTCCTTATTTTACGGAATATGTGCGCAAGAACCTTTCTCGCTATATTCCTCCGACCCAGTTGTATGAGGGCGGGCTTAAGATCTATACTACACTGAATATTCAGCACCAAACCCAAGCGGAGAAGGCGCTAATCTCCGGGCTCAAACAACAGACCCAGCTTTCTAACCAGAGAGCGTTTACTAAAATAGATTCCTTCGAGGATTCTTACGGTCCTATTTTCCAACTTCTCTCGGATCTGAACGATGTTCCTGAGTTCAAGTTCAAGATCTCTCGTTCTTATAGGACCTTCAATCGGGCCTGGCAAGAGGATCTGAGGGACGAGTTGTCCGTCTTAAATTTGATCTCAGGCACAGAAGGCTTGGGAGAAAGCATCGATCTAAACTATAAGACCCAAGCGACTCAGGACCATCTTCTTCCTGTAGAAGGAGCGCTGATCTCTATTCGTCCTGATACAGGCTATATTACTTCGATGGTGGGAGGATCCGGATTCCGTTCCGACAACCAGCAGATCCGCGCCTTCCAAGCGTATAGACAGCCTGGATCTGCGTTTAAACCGTTAGTCTATGCTTCTTCTATGGAATACTATCACCAGCATCCAGACGATAAGAAGAATGTAACTGCGGCTTCTCTCTTTGATGACTCTCCACTTCAATATGTTTTGGAAGATGGAGATGAATGGAATCCGAGCAATTACTCCGGAGAATATTCAGGATTCATAAGATTAAGACAGGCTCTAGAGCTTTCCAGAAACAGTGTTGCCGTGCGTCTTCTGGAACATACCGGCTTAAATAATCTTCTTCCGAATTTAGAAAAGATACTACAAGTAGAGAGCCGAAACCTTCCGAGAGACTTTTCTATCGCATTAGGAAGTTTTGAAGTATCTCCGTACGAACTCGCGAGAGCGTACACAGTTTTTGCATCCGGAGGAAAGCAAGTCTTTCCTCTTAGCGTTCTCTATGTAGAAGACGAGAACGGAGTCCTTATCAAAGATTTCAGAAAAGAGTTCGAGACCAAAGAAAAGAAACGATTAGTCTCTTCCGAAGTCAGCTATGTAATCACTTCCATGATGGAAGATGTGATTAAGAAAGGAACCGGAACCGGAGCAAGATCTTACGGACTCACTCGACCCGCTGCAGGAAAAACAGGAACCACGAATAATTTCAGGGACGCATGGTTTGCAGGTTATACTCCCGAACTCGTGGCAGTGGTCTGGGTCGGATACGATACAGGAACACTTTCTCTCGGAAGAGGAATGTCCGGAGCAGTCGTAGCCGCTCCTATCTGGGGAAGATTCATGGCAAACGCACTCTCTAGAGAAAAGTCCAGGTCCTTCGATTTCGGAGAAGCTAAGATTGTACGAAAAACAATCTGCTCCATTTCCGGAAAGCTTCCCGGAAGCCATTGCTACCAAACAGAAGAAGAAGTCTTCGACTCTAAGACAGTCCCGAAAGAAGTCTGCGAAGATCATAAGGGAATGACAGGTCCGGAGCCTAGTCACCACGAGCCAACACCCCAAACTACTAAAAAGAAAAAACCAAATCTTTTCGAAGGCGACGAGGACGTAATTCGGTAATCATGTAGGATCTCCTACAAAAAGAGTTGTCGATTTCGGAACCGCTCACCAAATAGATGAATCAGCAATCAGGAGTAACAGATGGCCATCGGTAAGGATAATAATAACAGCGTAATCGGCCCCGGTTCCATATTTGAGGGCAAATTCTATATCGCTGGTTCCCTACGTATCGACGGAAAATTCGAAGGGGAAATTAAGACCGACGACGCATTATTCATAGGCGAGACCGGAAAGGTTCGCACCAATATTTCTGCGAGAGAAGTGATCGTAGCGGGAACCTTGATTGGAAACATTAAGGCAGAAAACGAGGTCAGACTCGAAGAAACCGGACGTCTCTTAGGAGACATTATTGCTCCTTCCCTTTCATTAGCGAAAGGAGTCGTTGCCAAAGGAAACATCACTGTTACCGGCGGACAAAAGAAAGATGTGAAAAAGATCGTGGAAGAATCTTTCGGTGGTACCAGAACCCTGGACAACGGAAAGGAAGAGTAATTTTACGGCCAACCGTTCTTTTTCCCTCCTCTTAGGATTCGTCCCAATCAAAAACTCGGGTGGAAGCCCACCCCGTTGGCCGATACTGATACTATGATCTTCAAGAAGCCCAGGCAATTGACAGCCGGAAAGGAAATTCTCCGGACCGATAACTTCACTCTCATATACCTGGGCGCCTTTCATTTCCATTATTCCTTTTATTTTCGCGGAAATCTGTACCACGGGAATCTGGACTTTAGAAGACGCAAATTCCGTATCATTCCTGCAATCGCATCCGTTCTATTCGTATTATTATTTTTAGGCCTTTGGATGAGCCCATCCAATGCTTCGATGGAACATCACCATGCCGCAAGCACCGAAGTCACAGAGAACGATTCAGAAGACTTAAAAGCCAAGAAAGGCGACGAGAAATTCTTAGAAGAATCTGAAAAGGCAAAGCTCACGATTCTCATGGCAAATGAGATCCGTAATTCTTCGGACAAGAAGAAGCAACTGAAAGTCGTCACGTACAAGGTAAAGAGGAATGAAACCCTCTCAGAGATCGCGACCAGATACAAGGTTTCTATGGAATCCATCGCGGGATCTTCCAGTATCAATATGGAAGATACTCTGTATCCCGGGCAAATATTACAGATCCCGAATAAACAAGGCCTTCTCTATAAGGTAAAAGCGGGAGACACCGTTGCCAAAGTAGCCGTCCTCTACAAGGTCAACTTGGATGAAATCTTAGAAGAGAACAAACTGGATGATCTAGACATTCTTCGTCCAGGACAGAAAGTATTCTTACCTGGAGCTGTGATCCCTGATCCAACCCCAAAATGGGTTGTTCCTGTCACTTCTCATGTGGTCACTTCGAATTATGGATGGAGAACCTTCCCCCAACATAAATTCCATGAGGCATTGGACTTAAAGGCAAACTACGAAGCAGTCATGGCGGCACGCAACGGCAAGGTGATCTTTGCAGGATGGATGGGCGGTTACGGAAACGCGATCGTGATCGAGCATAACGACGACTTTAAGACATTGTATGCGCATAACTCCAGACTGAATGTAAAACGCGGAGATTACGTGGTCGCAGGAAAGAAGATCTCTACATCCGGATGTACTGGCTATTGCTTTGGCCCCCATCTTCACTTCGAGGTCATTCATAAGGGAAAATCCGTCAATCCTGGCAAATACCTGAAGGGCCTCGCTTATAAGAAAGGCTCTAAACCGAACCATTAAGATTTTCTCATGAAGCGATTCGTTCTCTTCTGCCTATTTGCGGCAACAACCTTCTCCTTCGGATGCAACCCCTCCGTTGTGGAGTATTTAGAAAAGCGCACAGACCAACAATATTCAGCCACCCAAGGATTAGAGGTATTCTTTCTCACGTCCAGGGCAATCAATCCTGGATCCCAAGTTGCCTGCTCTAACTCTTATTTTCTGAATTTCGGAAATCAGACCCAAAAAACAGGAAGTTGTTTAGTGAGTGTTCCTGCAGATAGAGAAGTTGGCGCGCTTCCATTCGGCTTGGGAAATAAGGATAAGTCCTTTCAATTCCTAGAACACAAAATCGGAAATCAAACAGCGAGTCCTACTGACCAAGAAAGCCTTTGGTGGAAGCGGATAGAAGAAGATCCTTTCGATGAAGTAGTGGTCTTTGTTCACGGCTTCAACGTGAACTTCGAAGAAGCTGTACTTCGTGCAGCCCAGCTTAAATACGATCTGAAATTTCCAGGCAAGGTTGCTCTATATAGTTGGCCGGCCGGTAACGATGGAACCATGCTTGGCTCACTCTTCTTGCGGAATACGTATGAGAAAAATCTGGTCTCGGCAAGAAGTAGTAGAGACTCCTTTAAGAACTTTATCCGAAGAATGTCCCAAACCAAGAAGAAGATCCATCTTCTTGTGCATTCCATGGGACATCAGGTAGTATTGAATTCAATTGCGGAACTTTCCAAAGAAGCAGGATCTCAACCGTTCTTAAAGGAATTGGTATTGAATGCTCCCGACTATGATACCGGTGACTTCATACTCATTCTACAAAGCCTATTAAAATCCTCCGAAAGGATCACTCTCTACTGTTCTCCCGGAGACTCTGCATTATTTGCTTCTGCACAGATCCACCAAGCAGGACGTCTAGGAGCATGTTCCAGATTTCCAGGAGTGGATGTCGTGAATGTGAATCCGATCGATGCTTCCCTACTCTCCTTAGGACATGGATACTATTCTTCTCGACCGGTAATAACCGATCTATACCAACTCTTCTTAGGGCTTCATGCGGAGAAGAGATTGTTTATCAGAAGATCGTACGGCAACGAGAACTATATCCTTCGCAACTAATCGTCCCCATTTCAATCCCAGCACGTTAGTCGATACACCGAAAGTTTAAGCTTTCTAATCCGTTTGGATTAGTCTCGGATCGGTTTGTAATAATGTTTATAATAAAGTTGTAAACATTACACTTACAATTCTAGTTTGATTTTCCCAAATTCGGGAATGATTCTAAACGAAGTTGTCATACAAATCATTTCTGAAATAAAAAAGTCCCGGTTTAATGATTTTACTTGCCGTTATATAAAAAAATTTTCTTTGCCCATTCACGCATCATTTTCACAAACCATTTAGTATTTATGTAGTTGAAACTAATAGTTTTCTTCGTAGATTAGAAGTATGCTTACAAAACCTAAGATACTAGTCGTCGAGGATGAGATCATAGTCGCCGTAAACTTGGGACAAAAATTAAAGAAGCTAGGATACGATCTTGTAGGCATTACATCTTCCGGCGAAGAAGCCATTCAAAAGGCTGAAGAAAATCATCCGGACCTAGTCCTCATGGACATCAATATAGAAGGTAACCTTGACGGGATCCAAACTGCAGAGTTACTCAGAAACCGTTTTCAAACACCCGTTATTTATCTTACCGCGTATGCGGATGAAAACACTTTAAACCGAGCCAAGAGGACTCAACCTTTAGGTTATATAGTAAAGCCTTTTGAATCGGATCAGCTTCGCTCTTCTATTGAAGTAGCTCTCTATAAGAATGAATTAGAACATCGCAATCGTAAGAATGAAGAATCTCTTAAATCTACTCTGAATCATTTAGAATCAGGGATCATCACCACAGACGAGAATGGTCTGATTCTTTTCTGCAATCCTGTTGCTGAAAAGATCACAGGCGTCAGTTACGCTGAATGTATAGGACAGGCCTTAAGCAAGGTCTTAAAATTAGAAGAAGCAAACACTTCTACCTTCAACCTGCCGGTCTCCGAGGTTCTATCCGCAAATCATAGTGTGGAAAAAAACGGCGTCTTTGCAGTGGATGGAATCGGAAACAAAACTCAGATCTCCATAAACATTTCTCCGATCCTGAACTCCGAAGGAAAAGCGAGCGGTACGATCACTGTACTTCGCTCTGGTGAATTGGATAATATCAATCAATCTTATTTAAAAGAGATCCACCATCGTATCAAAAACAATCTCACTGTTATTTCTTCTCTCCTGAGTATGAATGCATCTAATTTGAAAGATCAGGAGACTCTGGATATATTCAAGGATAGCCAGCATAGGATCCAGGCAGTCGCATTATTACACGAAGTGTTGTATGAAAATCATGACCTTTCTTCCATCAGTTTCGATCTATATGTGAAGAAGTTAACGGATCTACTCTTCGAAGTTTACAAAGTAGATCGTGAAAAATTTAAACTTACCCTGGATATAAAGGCTTCTCGCATTCCGAGCGAAATGGGAATGAACTGCGCACTCATCATTAACGAACTTCTCACAAACTCGTTCAAACACGGATTTAAAGGCAAAGAAAGCGGCTCTATAGAGGTCCATTTCCATAAAGACGAAGATCATTACTTCTTAGAAGTCAAAGATGACGGAGTAGGACTGCCAGATCCACTTCCTCAGACCAGAGGCTCCAGTTCCTTAGGATTGTCCCTGGTGGATTCCTTTGTAAAACTTTTGAGGGGCAAACTAATTCTGGAAAACGCAAACGGCTGTAGGGTCACCTTAAGCTTCCCCGCATAAATAGTTTTACAAAAAACGTTTTACTACTCTATTGAATCGGGCAACCCTGATCCCGATGAAGACAAGTTTCGAATTTTTTGAGATCACCGAGAGAGAAGACGGAGTTGCCATTTTATATTTAAACCGTCCTGAAAAGAGAAATTCCATGAACTGGAGTTTCTGGAGAGATCTCCCGGACGCAGTCGAAGAGATCAATAATAACTCTAAGATCAGATCCTTCGTGGTCGCAGGTAAGGGAAAGTCCTTCTCTACAGGATTAGATCTCGAGTCCTTTGTCCAAGAATTCGGAAGTGTAGTTCACGGACAATTCGGCGACGATCGAAGAAAATTTTACGAACTTATTCTCAGAATGCAGAAAGGGATCAATGCAGTTTATGATTCTCCAAAACCTTCCGTAGCAGCCGTGCAAAAACATTGCATAGGCGGAGGATTGGATCTTATCTCTGCTTGTGATATTCGTTATGCTACTTATGATTCATCGATTTCCTTACGAGAAGCCAAGGTTGCGATCGTTGCGGACATGGGATCTATCAATCGTCTTCCTTCCATTATCGGACAAGGGCATACTAGAGAGTTGGCCTATACCGGAAAAGACATCGATGGAGAAGAAGCTTACAGGATCGGATTGGTGTCTAAACTCTTCAAGACCCAAGAAGAATTAATGGAAGCTGCGATCGGGACAGCTGCGGAAATCGCGGCAAATCCGCGGATCGTCGTACAAGGAACCAAAGAGGTAATGAATTATTCCGAAGGAAAACCTCTTAGCTCCGGATTAAACTATGTCGCGGTTTGGAATTCCAGCTTTTTGGATTCCAAAGATTTCAGAGAAGCGATGAACTCTTTCCGTGATAGAAAGCGGCCTGAATATAATAAAGGCTGAACTTACGCGTAAAGATCCAATAACCGGGATTTTCCTTCCGAAGCACTTGCTTGCAATTGAGACTCGACATTGAGTTTCAACATTTTTGAGTTCAAATCGGACTGAGCTTGGAAAATCTCTCTCGGTAAATTGGCAATTCTTTCCAAAAGGAGAGATTGGCTGGTTTGGTTACTAATTTCCATTTCCTTTTTCCTCTAACTAGATTCGGGTTTTTCTTTCTCTATTATCCCAATTCAATCATCGGTTGATCCGAGGAAAACTTGATTATTTTAGCTTTTTTTTTAGCCTGTCCCAGTCGTGGGATTTAGGGAATTGATCGTTAGCGCCGTTCACAGGGAACGGCAAAGGGAATTTACAAAGGCATTCAACCTTTACAAGGAGTCCCTGAATTTTACCCAAAATCCGAAGACCATCCTGAAAGTGAAGAATCGTCAGGCCTGGTGTCAGTATTATATTGGAAATACTCGAGAGACCCTGAATCTGTTTCAGGAATTGCAGGATCGTTTTTCCTCTCATCCAGAAAGCCGCCTTTACTACGCGAATTATCTCATCAAGGTCCATAATTATAAACTTGCTAAAAAGATACTTTTGAACGCAATCGAGCTCTTTCAGGATCAGCTCGAATTGTATCTTACTCTTGCAAGTTTGTTGAAGGACACGGACAGATCCAACGAAGCTATTACGATCCTAAAGCAAGCTCTCTCTCAAGAAAAACTTTCTAGGGGAAGAGGGATCAAACGCAAGGATATCTGGGCTGAACTTGGATATCTGTATTTTCAAAGGGGCGATTATAATTCTGCATTAGCTTCTTTAAAGACAGCCATGAGAATGGACGAAGAAGAGACCTTTCTGCATTATGATATGATTGCTCAATGCTATCTGAAAGTCTCCGATCATAAGAATGCTCTTAAATTTATAGACTTGTACATCAAATACTTTGGGGAATCGGACGCAGACATCTTAGTCATCAAGGCAAGAGCGCATGCTCAACTGCAAGAAAGCCATCTTGCTTGTGCTTCCCTTCTTCAGGCATATTCGATGGAAAACGGGCTCAAGCTTTCCGCCGAAGATATGGTGGATTTCGGTCCCTTACTCCAAACCGGCTTTTTCGATACTTTGGAGAATGTGGAGATAGACGAGGCCTGAAGTCTCTCGAACTCTTTTACTTTTAAAAGAAGAAACCCTAAAACTATTCCTCTATTTCGAAAAGATGAAGCCCTGACTTTCCTAACTGAGAGATTGCATCGCTTTCAGGGATTGTAGCCCAAAGTCCATTACTCGTAAAAACGGAACCTCCAGGTTCCCAGGCAGCTTGGTCGGTATGTAAAGAAGATACTTGGATCGATTTTACAACCATCAAAGAAGGAACTGCCCTAACTTCGATCGTGCCACCATGAGCAAACGCGAACAGATATTTTCCAGTATTAGAAAAAACTAAATAACGAGCTCCATGAATAGAATCCATGGTTTGCTGCTCCAAAGTAGTCAGGTTGGTTTTTACCAACTTGCCTGTTTCATTGCTTAATACCAAAAAGTATTGACTCTCCGGATCGAATGCAGCGCCGTAAGGAGAGACTGGAATCGGAAAATCTATGACCTTTCCTTTTTTAAGATCCAATACATGGCCTTTCACAAGCTTCTTCAAGGAAAGCTCTGAATATTCGAGTATACCGAGTTTTGAAAAATCAGAATTAGGAGCGAGCATCGGAGAGGAATAATCCGCGTCGTTGATCTTTTCTACCTGTAAAGAAGCAACCTCATCCACGCTTTTGGACCCGATAGAAAAACTCATTACTGATATAGAATTAGGCCATCCTTTCTCATTTCTTTCCTTTTCTATCGTATAGTAAAAGATCTGACGATTCGAATCGATCCCGACAGGAATGAGCAAATTTCTGAGCACGGATTTGGATTCTCTCACTCCTCCGCCTCGATTGATATCCACATTCTCGAATTGATTCAATTCCGAGATTGCTTTGCTCCAAGTGATCTGATTCGAGCCTAGTTCCCAGTTTAGATAGATCGTTCTTTCTTGCGTTCTAGTCTTATCCGAATGGGAAGTATTTCTAAGAAGGATCCCTGCCCTATTTCCATCATAATACACAAGGGAAGATCTGAATTGAATGTATGTTTTGCCGTTTGGATAGCTTACAACCGGATTCCCGTCAAAGAATATACCGAGATTGTTTTGTGCATAATCAGCAATGGGAGGTACTACCGATTGTAATTTCTTCTCTCGTATATCAAAAATATGGAATGTGA
Above is a window of Leptospira semungkisensis DNA encoding:
- a CDS encoding IspD/TarI family cytidylyltransferase, which encodes MKSWLPSGNVHVLLLSGGTGSRMGRSVPKQLLELQGKPILLYSLESLLEWGKTKSIILVSHRDYIEETEKICSPYLRDWDRIVEGGETRHASTLAGLSCLQVANQDIVLVHDAARPFVLSDDLDRLAQETETFGVATLATRNYETVMEEQKDSFHFLDREKIWFMKTPQAIRGDVLKKLPKQIPDFEPTDLCTWTQSQEIPSHMVESHAYNLKITRAEDLALAEAILPLFQALAKN
- a CDS encoding diaminopimelate decarboxylase, which translates into the protein MQSIENLKFLTPEEARKIAATYGTPIFIYNRKGIESSCDSVLSFPNAFGITVRFAMKANPGRTILEILRKKGIHIDASSEHEVKRALLAGFKPSDILLTSQQLAKSLKELVSQGVQFNACSLRQLEEYGKAFPGGEVSVRFNPGLGSGATKKTDVGGNTSSFGIWHEEIGKVKEILSQYKLKLVRVHTHIGSGSDPEVWKAVAHYTLEIASQFPDCRTVNLGGGFKVGRMQGEKTTDPQVIGKPVKELFENYAKDKGVQLKMEIEPGSYLMVNNGAILTQVDDIVTTGKDGFTFVKLDMGMDVNTRPALYAAKHPLVVVPQKEGAKIGTGDFVYVGHCCESGDLITQEEGGGPQLRTTHTPEIGDLVVMEGTGAYCSSMSTKNYNSYPETPEVLIDSDGSVKLIRQKQNLEQILQNEVLVALG
- a CDS encoding zinc dependent phospholipase C family protein, with protein sequence MAGKITHLEALSQVCKHLDHGTPEQRKIAKLLREESTRKFANIGAIAPDIFYFYHVLSPVRTKKALPWGDLSHHENVLELILNFLDRVLTVEEGIYRDRFLAFTLGYIIHCAVDIVTHPYIFFISGDYYSADKEISSKAQYNHMRVEFALDSWLLDFRWGMTPKAYDFVQHVDVIFKGKDGKQKMDPMLWDFWLRGLKETFPNEFKEKYIGSEEKIIPGDILNESFLGYLYFHRYLDSRSKFIRAALSLIDRITFHRVKSSVLMLPLKEHIDKRIMNEEKREWSYPADPSIIRNDSFVELINRSCDAAKEAVTMAWNYAHDKASRSNMIKEYQGYNLDTGLRFHGIDKMRQFSPL
- a CDS encoding penicillin-binding protein 1A; this encodes MKHEPVDFFTRYFVVLFRERIQSRLHSSDPIRKLFYLVLLLLFLNGFLFVFSIKDIWNVPKADQYEKPSLLFGINAEGNYEPIAEFYRFSRIVLTEEDLPGGWDNKVIRCFESTEDNNFRSHKGLDLRGIFRAAMVNLLAGRVKEGASTITQQVARLKFLNTERSFGRKAREAWLALLLEAVFDKKTLMNIYLNEIPLGHGTIGAGAAARFYFRKDLKDLSWGEAALLASLTTRPKEFSPLVNPNTSASKVRVVFKKLVENGILDVDTAEKEFSAFSEYYITLNRSPNDSAFSDRLNRFPYFTEYVRKNLSRYIPPTQLYEGGLKIYTTLNIQHQTQAEKALISGLKQQTQLSNQRAFTKIDSFEDSYGPIFQLLSDLNDVPEFKFKISRSYRTFNRAWQEDLRDELSVLNLISGTEGLGESIDLNYKTQATQDHLLPVEGALISIRPDTGYITSMVGGSGFRSDNQQIRAFQAYRQPGSAFKPLVYASSMEYYHQHPDDKKNVTAASLFDDSPLQYVLEDGDEWNPSNYSGEYSGFIRLRQALELSRNSVAVRLLEHTGLNNLLPNLEKILQVESRNLPRDFSIALGSFEVSPYELARAYTVFASGGKQVFPLSVLYVEDENGVLIKDFRKEFETKEKKRLVSSEVSYVITSMMEDVIKKGTGTGARSYGLTRPAAGKTGTTNNFRDAWFAGYTPELVAVVWVGYDTGTLSLGRGMSGAVVAAPIWGRFMANALSREKSRSFDFGEAKIVRKTICSISGKLPGSHCYQTEEEVFDSKTVPKEVCEDHKGMTGPEPSHHEPTPQTTKKKKPNLFEGDEDVIR
- a CDS encoding bactofilin family protein, translating into MAIGKDNNNSVIGPGSIFEGKFYIAGSLRIDGKFEGEIKTDDALFIGETGKVRTNISAREVIVAGTLIGNIKAENEVRLEETGRLLGDIIAPSLSLAKGVVAKGNITVTGGQKKDVKKIVEESFGGTRTLDNGKEE
- a CDS encoding peptidoglycan DD-metalloendopeptidase family protein, which codes for MIFKKPRQLTAGKEILRTDNFTLIYLGAFHFHYSFYFRGNLYHGNLDFRRRKFRIIPAIASVLFVLLFLGLWMSPSNASMEHHHAASTEVTENDSEDLKAKKGDEKFLEESEKAKLTILMANEIRNSSDKKKQLKVVTYKVKRNETLSEIATRYKVSMESIAGSSSINMEDTLYPGQILQIPNKQGLLYKVKAGDTVAKVAVLYKVNLDEILEENKLDDLDILRPGQKVFLPGAVIPDPTPKWVVPVTSHVVTSNYGWRTFPQHKFHEALDLKANYEAVMAARNGKVIFAGWMGGYGNAIVIEHNDDFKTLYAHNSRLNVKRGDYVVAGKKISTSGCTGYCFGPHLHFEVIHKGKSVNPGKYLKGLAYKKGSKPNH